Genomic window (Deltaproteobacteria bacterium):
CCGAGCTGCTGGGCGTGGAGGTCGACGCTCGCCGTGAGCGCTACCTCACCACGAGGACCAAGCTGGCGCATCTGCCCTTCCAGCGGTCCATCGAGCAGTTCGACTTCGACTTCCAGCCCTCCGTCGACGAGCGCCAGGTCAAGGAGTTGGCCAACCTCGCCTTCGTCGCCGAAGCCACCAACGTCCTGCTGCTCGGACCGCCCGGCGTGGGCAAGACCCACCTGGCCATCGCGTTGGCGCTCAAGGCGATCGAGCATGGCCATGGAGCCTATTTCGTCCGCGCCTACGACCTGATGGAAGACCTCAGGAAGGCGCAGGCCGAGCAGACCCTCGGGCGGCGCATGCGTATCTACCTCGCTCCCAAGGTCCTCGTCGTCGACGAGTTCGGCATCTGGCCCTACGACAGAGACGCGGCCACCGCCTTCTTCACGCTGATCTCAGCCCGCTACGAGCGCGGGAGCATCATCCTGACCTCGAATAAGGGCTTCGGCGAGTGGGGTGACCTGCTGGGCGACACCGTCATCGCCTCAGCCGTCCTGGACCGGCTGCTCCACCACAGCCACATCCTCAACATCCGGGGGGAGAGCTACCGGCTCAAGGAGAAGCGCCAGGCAGGTCTGTTCACCTCGCATCACGTGCTCAGCACAACGCCGGACGGGCAGACGACGACTGACAGAATCGCTGGACATTAGCGGCGGGG
Coding sequences:
- the istB gene encoding IS21-like element helper ATPase IstB — protein: MIALEQVRQYLESLGLKQAAEALDNTLDGAASKQLTYPEMLAELLGVEVDARRERYLTTRTKLAHLPFQRSIEQFDFDFQPSVDERQVKELANLAFVAEATNVLLLGPPGVGKTHLAIALALKAIEHGHGAYFVRAYDLMEDLRKAQAEQTLGRRMRIYLAPKVLVVDEFGIWPYDRDAATAFFTLISARYERGSIILTSNKGFGEWGDLLGDTVIASAVLDRLLHHSHILNIRGESYRLKEKRQAGLFTSHHVLSTTPDGQTTTDRIAGH